A window of the Streptomyces formicae genome harbors these coding sequences:
- a CDS encoding transketolase, whose protein sequence is MRYEELAELAQQLRVDAVRAADAAGSGHPTSSMSAAELAAVLLARHLRYDFGDPGNPANDRLVLSKGHASPLLYALYKAAGAVDDEELLSFRRLGSRLEGHPTPRLPWVDVATGSLGQGLPVGVGMALAGKCLDRLPYRVWVLSGDSEMAEGSVWEAVEHASYEHLGNLTLIVDVNRLGQRGPTRHGHDLDAYGKRLRAFGWHTIEVDGHDVEAVDKAFTEATAADGEPGRPTAVIAATYKGRGVAAVEDQEGKHGKPLPDAKAAVAELGGQRSIRAEVRIPEVRMPPPATQVPRSGGSGPLELPRYDTGSEEATRTAYGQALAALGSARGDVVALDGEVSDSTRAEYFKKAHPERFFECYIAEQQLIAAAVGLQTRGWVPYASSFAAFLTRAYDFVRMASVSRAGINVVGSHAGVAIGQDGPSQMGLEDLAMFRAVHGSTVLYPCDANQTARLVAAMAGLGGVRYLRTTRAAAPVLYGPDEEFPVGGSRVLRRSDHDKATVVAAGTTVHEALRAADALADDGIPVRVIDLYSVKPVDVEALNDAAGATGCLLTVEDHHPEGGLGDAVADAFADGRPVPRLARLAVRNMPASATPEEQLHASGIDAESIAAAVKLLVERVVVR, encoded by the coding sequence ATGCGGTACGAAGAACTCGCCGAACTGGCCCAGCAGCTACGGGTGGACGCCGTACGGGCGGCCGACGCCGCGGGCTCGGGGCACCCCACCTCGTCGATGTCCGCGGCCGAGCTCGCCGCCGTGCTGCTCGCCCGTCATCTGCGCTACGACTTCGGCGATCCCGGCAATCCCGCGAACGACCGGCTCGTCCTGTCCAAGGGACATGCCTCTCCCCTGCTCTACGCCCTCTACAAGGCGGCGGGAGCCGTCGACGACGAGGAACTGCTGTCGTTCCGGCGGCTCGGCAGCCGGCTCGAAGGACATCCCACGCCCCGGCTGCCGTGGGTGGACGTCGCCACCGGCTCGCTCGGCCAGGGCCTGCCGGTCGGCGTCGGCATGGCGCTCGCCGGCAAGTGTCTGGACCGGCTCCCGTACCGGGTGTGGGTGCTGTCCGGGGACAGCGAGATGGCGGAGGGCTCGGTCTGGGAGGCCGTCGAGCACGCCTCGTACGAGCACCTGGGCAATCTGACGCTGATCGTCGACGTCAACCGGCTGGGACAGCGCGGGCCGACCCGGCACGGACACGATCTGGACGCGTACGGGAAGCGGCTGCGGGCGTTCGGCTGGCACACGATCGAGGTCGACGGCCATGACGTCGAGGCCGTCGACAAGGCGTTCACCGAGGCGACGGCGGCAGACGGGGAACCGGGGCGGCCCACTGCGGTCATCGCGGCCACGTACAAGGGACGGGGCGTCGCCGCCGTGGAGGACCAGGAGGGCAAGCACGGCAAACCGCTCCCCGACGCGAAGGCCGCCGTCGCGGAACTCGGCGGACAGCGCTCCATACGGGCGGAGGTGCGCATACCTGAGGTGCGCATGCCGCCGCCCGCCACGCAGGTACCGCGCTCCGGCGGCAGCGGCCCGCTGGAGCTGCCGCGCTACGACACCGGCTCCGAGGAGGCCACCCGTACGGCATACGGGCAGGCCCTGGCAGCGCTCGGTTCCGCGCGGGGCGATGTCGTCGCGCTCGACGGCGAGGTCAGCGACTCGACTCGGGCGGAATACTTCAAGAAGGCGCATCCGGAGCGGTTCTTCGAGTGCTATATCGCCGAACAGCAGCTGATCGCGGCGGCGGTGGGGTTGCAGACGCGCGGCTGGGTGCCGTACGCGTCGAGCTTCGCGGCGTTCCTGACCCGGGCGTACGACTTCGTGCGGATGGCGTCGGTGAGCCGGGCCGGGATCAATGTCGTCGGTTCGCACGCCGGGGTGGCGATCGGCCAGGACGGTCCCTCGCAGATGGGTCTCGAGGATCTGGCCATGTTCCGCGCCGTGCACGGTTCGACCGTCCTCTACCCGTGCGACGCCAACCAGACGGCCCGGCTGGTCGCGGCGATGGCGGGCCTGGGCGGAGTCCGCTATCTGCGCACGACGCGCGCCGCGGCGCCCGTCCTCTACGGGCCCGACGAGGAGTTCCCGGTCGGAGGCAGCAGGGTGCTGCGCCGCAGCGACCACGACAAGGCGACGGTCGTCGCCGCGGGCACGACCGTCCATGAGGCGCTGCGGGCAGCGGATGCGCTGGCCGATGACGGCATCCCGGTGCGGGTGATCGATCTGTACTCGGTGAAGCCGGTGGACGTCGAGGCGCTGAACGACGCGGCGGGCGCCACGGGCTGCCTTCTGACCGTCGAGGACCACCACCCGGAAGGCGGCCTGGGAGACGCCGTCGCGGACGCGTTCGCGGACGGCCGCCCGGTGCCGCGACTCGCCCGGCTGGCCGTGCGCAACATGCCCGCCTCGGCGACGCCGGAGGAGCAGCTGCACGCGTCCGGTATCGATGCCGAGTCGATCGCGGCAGCGGTGAAACTGCTGGTGGAGCGGGTCGTGGTGCGCTGA
- a CDS encoding NAD(P)/FAD-dependent oxidoreductase produces MPSRIVIVGAGFAGHRTARALSRILPRDRAEIVLLNPTDYFLYLPLLPQVATGILEARRVTVSLAHTLPRVRLVLGEAAGVDLEARRVAYTDPEGRHGELAYDRLVLAVGSVNKLLPVPGVAEYAHGFRGLPEALYLRDHITRQTELAAAEADAGECAARCTFVVVGAGYTGTEVAAQGKLFTDALYAQMARPRPTARAAWRSGGTQPRWLLLDIAPRVLPELDRRLSATADRVLRSRSVEIRTGTSVREATEAGVWLDDGEFVPTRTLVWCVGVRPDPLVDGVGLPVERGRLLVTPQLNVPGHPEVFACGDAAAVPDLTRPVRKKDGHGGDGQRDFELTPMTAQHASRQGDVAARNVAASLGHGEARPYKHHDLGFAVDLGGLKAAANPLGVPLSGPLADAVTRGYHLAAMPGNRVRVAADWLLDAVLPRQAVQLGLVRSWSVPLDTASPELARVPDAPAGKGPHRTTE; encoded by the coding sequence GTGCCGTCCCGGATCGTGATCGTGGGGGCAGGATTCGCCGGTCACCGGACCGCCCGGGCGCTGTCCCGGATTCTTCCCCGGGACCGGGCCGAGATCGTCCTGCTCAATCCGACCGACTACTTTCTGTACCTCCCGCTGCTGCCCCAGGTGGCCACCGGGATTCTGGAGGCGCGCCGGGTGACGGTGTCGCTCGCGCACACCCTCCCCCGCGTCCGGCTCGTGCTCGGCGAGGCCGCCGGTGTCGACCTGGAGGCGCGCCGGGTGGCGTACACGGATCCGGAGGGCAGGCACGGTGAACTGGCCTACGACCGGCTCGTGCTCGCCGTCGGCAGCGTGAACAAACTACTGCCGGTGCCGGGGGTCGCCGAGTACGCCCACGGCTTCCGCGGTCTGCCCGAGGCGCTGTACCTGCGTGACCACATCACGCGGCAGACGGAGCTCGCGGCGGCGGAGGCCGATGCCGGAGAGTGCGCGGCGCGCTGCACGTTCGTGGTGGTGGGCGCCGGGTACACGGGCACCGAGGTCGCCGCGCAGGGCAAGCTCTTCACCGACGCGCTGTATGCGCAGATGGCCCGGCCCAGGCCGACGGCGAGGGCCGCCTGGCGGTCGGGCGGGACCCAGCCGCGCTGGCTGCTCCTCGACATCGCACCCCGTGTGCTGCCCGAGCTCGACCGGCGGCTGTCCGCGACGGCGGACCGGGTGCTGCGGAGCCGGAGCGTGGAGATCCGTACCGGCACGTCCGTCCGGGAGGCCACCGAAGCCGGAGTATGGCTCGACGACGGCGAGTTCGTGCCGACGAGGACACTCGTCTGGTGCGTCGGTGTGCGGCCCGACCCGCTGGTCGACGGGGTCGGTCTGCCCGTCGAGCGGGGCAGGCTGCTGGTGACCCCGCAGCTGAACGTGCCCGGGCACCCCGAGGTGTTCGCGTGCGGGGACGCGGCCGCCGTACCCGATCTCACCCGGCCCGTCCGCAAGAAGGACGGGCACGGCGGAGACGGGCAGAGGGACTTCGAGCTGACGCCGATGACCGCGCAGCACGCCTCCCGTCAGGGGGACGTCGCGGCCCGGAACGTCGCCGCGTCCCTCGGGCACGGCGAAGCCCGCCCCTACAAGCACCACGATCTGGGGTTCGCCGTCGACCTGGGTGGCCTGAAGGCGGCGGCGAACCCCCTCGGCGTGCCGCTGTCCGGGCCGCTGGCGGATGCCGTCACCCGCGGCTACCACCTCGCGGCGATGCCGGGCAACCGGGTGCGGGTGGCGGCCGACTGGCTGCTCGACGCGGTGCTGCCGCGCCAGGCCGTGCAGCTCGGCCTGGTCCGCTCGTGGTCGGTGCCGCTGGACACGGCATCGCCCGAACTCGCCCGGGTTCCCGACGCGCCGGCCGGGAAAGGACCGCACCGCACCACCGAGTGA
- a CDS encoding GTP-binding protein, which yields MINAPEVSVSTGGESAALALKILVAGGFGVGKTTLVGAVSEIRPLRTEEQLSRAGQTVDDTGGVDQKTTTTVAMDFGRITIRSGLSLYLFGTPGQDRFWFLWDELSQGALGAVVLADTRRLEGSFPAVDYFEHRGIPFVVAVNCFPSARTYGAHEVSRALDLDRGTPVVLCDARDRDSGKEVLIRLVEYAGRMHTARLLNSVG from the coding sequence GTGATCAATGCCCCCGAGGTCTCTGTCAGCACCGGCGGAGAATCCGCCGCTCTCGCGCTGAAAATACTGGTCGCCGGCGGCTTCGGGGTCGGCAAGACGACCCTCGTGGGAGCCGTCAGCGAAATCCGCCCGCTGCGCACCGAGGAGCAGCTCAGCCGGGCCGGCCAGACGGTCGACGACACCGGGGGCGTCGATCAGAAGACCACCACCACCGTGGCCATGGACTTCGGCCGCATCACCATCCGTTCGGGACTGTCCCTCTACCTCTTCGGCACGCCAGGCCAGGACCGCTTCTGGTTCCTGTGGGACGAGCTCTCGCAGGGCGCGCTCGGAGCCGTCGTCCTCGCCGACACCCGCCGCCTCGAGGGCAGCTTCCCCGCCGTCGACTACTTCGAGCACCGCGGCATCCCCTTCGTCGTCGCCGTCAACTGCTTCCCCAGCGCGCGCACCTACGGCGCACACGAGGTCTCCCGCGCCCTCGACCTCGACCGGGGCACCCCCGTCGTGCTGTGCGACGCGCGCGACCGCGACTCGGGCAAGGAGGTGCTCATCCGCCTCGTCGAGTACGCGGGCCGGATGCACACCGCCCGGCTCCTCAACTCCGTCGGCTGA
- a CDS encoding helix-turn-helix domain-containing protein encodes MKPRFEQPGVPSDTTWTSFVRREQAYDFGWHFHREYELTLITRGCGMRYVGTTIEPYRPGDLVLLGPDLPHTFTSVARPGGVSEAVVAQFREDFLGPGFFALPQFRDVAALLASATRGWLFARLPEALRQSLAALPSLDPAMRTTALLAALHQLAGSGAGRPITGPGYTPAPDTGVRDRVDRVCRYLQEVHTRPVGLAEVAELVHMSPTSFSRFFRRAMGRTLTDHVNQLRVQTACRLLETTELPVTEVAARSGYQNLSNFNRRFLELTRTRPRDYRTAHWPDGIARGARSSESDVRVSRRS; translated from the coding sequence GTGAAACCCCGCTTCGAGCAGCCAGGTGTCCCCTCGGACACGACGTGGACCAGCTTCGTCCGCCGGGAGCAGGCGTACGACTTCGGCTGGCACTTCCACCGGGAGTACGAGCTCACGCTGATCACCCGGGGCTGCGGTATGCGCTATGTGGGTACCACCATCGAGCCGTACCGGCCCGGCGATCTGGTGCTGCTCGGCCCCGACCTGCCGCACACCTTCACCTCTGTGGCCCGTCCCGGCGGGGTTTCGGAGGCGGTAGTGGCGCAGTTCCGCGAGGACTTCCTGGGCCCGGGGTTCTTCGCGCTGCCGCAGTTCCGGGACGTCGCGGCACTGCTGGCGTCGGCGACCCGCGGGTGGCTCTTCGCCCGGCTCCCGGAGGCGCTGCGGCAGTCGCTGGCCGCCCTTCCCTCCCTCGACCCGGCCATGCGCACGACGGCGCTGCTCGCCGCCCTGCATCAGCTCGCCGGCAGCGGCGCCGGCAGGCCGATCACCGGGCCCGGCTACACACCCGCGCCCGACACGGGCGTACGGGACCGTGTCGACAGGGTCTGCCGCTATCTGCAGGAGGTGCACACCCGGCCGGTGGGTCTCGCGGAGGTCGCGGAACTCGTCCATATGTCGCCGACCTCGTTCAGCCGCTTCTTCCGCCGGGCCATGGGGCGCACCCTGACCGACCACGTCAACCAGCTCCGCGTCCAGACCGCCTGCCGGCTGCTGGAGACCACGGAACTGCCCGTCACCGAGGTGGCGGCGCGCAGCGGCTACCAGAACCTGTCGAACTTCAACCGCCGCTTCCTGGAGCTGACGCGGACCCGGCCGCGGGACTACCGCACCGCTCACTGGCCGGACGGCATCGCGCGGGGCGCACGGTCCTCGGAGTCCGACGTCCGGGTCAGCCGACGGAGTTGA
- a CDS encoding phytanoyl-CoA dioxygenase family protein codes for MNATAGAPASAASAASAASTASAVNELGLPYELPDTAAADFARDGFVHLPNVLSPETIGVYEPEVTSEVIRLNTQHLPLAERDTYGKAFLQVGNLWEHSEKVRQLVHSRRLAGIAARLLGVDAVRLYHDQALYKEPGGGITPWHADQYYWPLASDRCCTVWLPLQETPYDMGPLAFARGSHLFSHGRDLPISDASEARLKEALAQQDFEDVVEPFALGDASFHLGWTFHHAGPNRGTVPRRVMTVIYMDADARVAEPVNAHQTADLGWMPGTGTGQIPDTPRNPVLYDARTA; via the coding sequence ATGAACGCCACCGCTGGGGCACCAGCGTCCGCCGCGTCCGCCGCGTCCGCCGCATCCACCGCATCCGCCGTGAACGAGCTCGGCCTTCCCTACGAACTGCCGGACACCGCCGCCGCCGACTTCGCACGGGACGGCTTCGTCCATCTGCCGAACGTGCTCTCGCCCGAGACGATCGGCGTCTACGAACCCGAGGTGACGAGCGAGGTCATCCGGCTCAACACCCAGCACCTGCCGCTGGCGGAGCGCGACACCTACGGCAAGGCGTTCCTCCAGGTGGGCAACCTGTGGGAGCACAGCGAGAAAGTCCGTCAACTCGTCCACTCCCGGCGCCTCGCCGGGATCGCCGCCCGCCTCCTCGGCGTGGACGCGGTCCGGCTCTACCACGATCAGGCGCTCTACAAGGAGCCCGGCGGCGGCATCACGCCCTGGCACGCCGACCAGTACTACTGGCCCCTCGCCTCGGACCGCTGCTGCACCGTCTGGCTTCCGCTGCAGGAGACCCCGTACGACATGGGCCCGCTGGCCTTCGCGCGCGGCAGCCACCTGTTCTCCCACGGCCGCGACCTGCCGATCAGCGACGCGTCCGAGGCGCGGCTCAAGGAGGCCCTGGCGCAGCAGGACTTCGAGGACGTGGTCGAGCCCTTCGCCCTGGGCGACGCGAGCTTCCACCTCGGCTGGACCTTCCACCACGCCGGCCCGAACCGCGGCACCGTTCCGCGCCGCGTCATGACGGTGATCTACATGGACGCGGACGCGCGCGTCGCCGAGCCGGTCAACGCGCACCAGACGGCCGACCTCGGCTGGATGCCCGGCACCGGGACCGGGCAGATCCCCGACACCCCGCGCAACCCGGTGCTCTACGACGCGCGTACGGCCTGA
- a CDS encoding PPOX class F420-dependent oxidoreductase, with translation MAKQMTQEQWRAFVSEGTRTGKLSTVRADGSPHVAPVWFVLDGDDVVFTTGKRTVKGRNLVRDGRVALCVDDDRPPFAYVLIRGRAEISEEPAELRLWATRIAARYVGEERAEEFGARNGVPGELVVRVRAEQVLAEAGVAD, from the coding sequence ATGGCGAAGCAGATGACACAGGAGCAATGGCGGGCGTTCGTCTCCGAGGGGACGCGCACGGGGAAACTGTCGACGGTGCGCGCGGACGGGAGTCCGCATGTCGCGCCGGTGTGGTTCGTGCTCGACGGTGACGACGTCGTCTTCACCACGGGAAAGCGCACGGTCAAGGGCCGCAATCTCGTGCGGGACGGACGTGTCGCGCTGTGCGTGGACGACGACCGGCCGCCGTTTGCGTATGTCCTGATCAGGGGTCGTGCCGAGATCAGCGAGGAGCCGGCGGAGCTGCGTCTGTGGGCGACGAGGATCGCCGCGAGGTACGTGGGTGAGGAGCGCGCCGAGGAGTTCGGCGCGCGCAACGGCGTGCCGGGCGAACTGGTCGTACGGGTGCGAGCCGAGCAGGTGCTGGCCGAGGCGGGGGTGGCCGACTGA
- a CDS encoding roadblock/LC7 domain-containing protein produces MALDKELDWLLDDLTKRVEHIRHALVLSNDGLVTGASTGLEREDAEHLAAVSSGLQSLARGSGRHFGAGKARQTMVEFDDAMLFVTAAGEGSCLCVLSAAEADVGQVAYEMTLLVNRVGEHLAVDARQPGRVTLSGF; encoded by the coding sequence ATGGCGCTGGACAAGGAACTCGACTGGCTCCTGGACGACCTGACCAAGCGGGTCGAGCACATACGGCACGCGCTCGTGCTCTCCAACGACGGCCTGGTCACCGGAGCCAGCACCGGCCTCGAACGAGAGGACGCGGAGCACCTCGCGGCCGTCTCCTCCGGACTGCAGAGCCTCGCCAGGGGCTCGGGGCGGCACTTCGGGGCGGGCAAGGCCCGGCAGACGATGGTCGAGTTCGACGACGCGATGCTCTTCGTCACCGCCGCGGGCGAGGGCAGCTGCCTGTGTGTCCTCAGCGCGGCGGAGGCCGATGTCGGCCAGGTCGCCTACGAGATGACGCTGCTGGTGAACCGCGTGGGCGAGCACCTCGCCGTCGACGCACGGCAGCCCGGCCGCGTCACCCTCTCCGGTTTCTGA
- a CDS encoding RICIN domain-containing protein, whose translation MFADGLLGWGGAAYAGRSRGHVRGHVRGQAHSHGHTHGPVLGLPEFIPSATAAARGARRPARSVVLVALVLTSAVVAGTVLAVASDGPAPAPDHAQEPPAQDAWDTVPVPTPTPTAPASPSEEPSKSPSHTPSPTPSHTVPATPPPAPTVSTSAPRRPAPVIPGGGYVQVVNADTGLCLDIEDGVMENRTDVVTARCNGARTQQWSLDSAGLLHSNADADYCLDSRGDTDRGAGIWSCASADGRNGLNLLFTVDGSGAIRPRVAPDFALEPLGDSEGSSLGFDPADGDRDQRWTAGA comes from the coding sequence GTGTTCGCCGACGGCCTGCTGGGGTGGGGCGGAGCGGCATACGCGGGCCGAAGCCGAGGGCACGTCCGTGGCCATGTCCGTGGCCAAGCCCACAGCCACGGCCACACCCACGGCCCGGTACTCGGGCTGCCGGAGTTCATCCCGTCCGCCACCGCGGCGGCGAGGGGTGCGCGGCGGCCGGCACGTTCGGTCGTCCTGGTCGCCCTCGTGCTGACGAGCGCTGTCGTCGCCGGCACCGTGCTGGCAGTTGCCTCGGACGGCCCCGCCCCGGCGCCCGACCACGCCCAGGAACCGCCGGCTCAGGACGCCTGGGACACCGTTCCTGTCCCCACGCCCACCCCCACCGCGCCGGCGAGCCCCTCCGAGGAGCCGTCGAAGAGCCCCTCGCACACGCCGAGTCCCACTCCGTCGCACACGGTCCCCGCCACGCCGCCGCCCGCGCCCACGGTGTCGACGAGCGCACCGCGCCGGCCCGCACCGGTCATCCCGGGCGGCGGCTACGTCCAGGTGGTCAACGCGGACACCGGACTGTGCCTCGACATCGAGGACGGCGTGATGGAGAACCGCACCGATGTCGTCACCGCCCGCTGCAACGGTGCCCGGACGCAGCAGTGGAGTCTGGACTCCGCCGGGCTGCTGCACAGCAACGCGGACGCCGACTACTGCCTCGACTCACGCGGCGACACCGACCGCGGGGCCGGTATCTGGTCCTGCGCCTCGGCCGACGGCAGGAACGGCCTCAACCTGCTCTTCACCGTGGACGGTTCAGGGGCGATACGCCCGCGCGTCGCGCCGGACTTCGCCCTCGAGCCCCTCGGCGACTCCGAGGGCAGCTCCCTCGGCTTCGATCCGGCCGACGGCGACCGCGACCAGCGCTGGACGGCCGGAGCGTGA
- a CDS encoding DUF6397 family protein, whose protein sequence is MTDTDETTGTNPGLPETVAFGRAATVLELKRGEFDLAVQLGHIRTTQGEPPGRARVSREEIDRLRGAEGFPEALRERVRTVGTAEAARLISTTPSRFTRLARTGHVHPVRFYLNRYRAVVWLYLATELEEFAARNADLLDGRLPAPLRARLDAGEDWRARNWRGRRLGHLLRRCDDPWERAAAIASVLESVLVAEVVADPYERAHLERLRPEPPYARTESQAVREATDRLLRADEPDEIQWHRMHLGHSLEEARASGPAPRPDGDRPWMPRPGIPAVRALTGTVPAPGWGSAVRTSGAEGTPALPVPRRAGDRSLPAPPGRDSGGRHRAPTRRLPRGLLARLRLRRPSASPSG, encoded by the coding sequence ATGACCGACACCGATGAGACGACCGGCACGAATCCCGGCCTGCCCGAGACCGTGGCCTTCGGGCGCGCCGCGACGGTGCTGGAGCTGAAGCGCGGCGAGTTCGACCTCGCTGTGCAGCTCGGCCACATCCGTACGACGCAGGGAGAGCCCCCGGGCAGGGCCAGGGTGTCCCGCGAGGAGATCGACCGGCTGCGCGGGGCCGAGGGCTTCCCCGAAGCGCTGCGCGAGCGTGTTCGCACGGTCGGCACCGCCGAGGCGGCCCGGCTCATCTCGACCACACCCAGTCGTTTCACGAGGCTGGCACGCACGGGCCATGTCCATCCCGTGCGGTTCTATCTGAACCGCTATCGCGCGGTGGTCTGGCTCTATCTCGCCACGGAGCTGGAGGAGTTCGCGGCGCGCAACGCGGATCTGCTCGACGGACGGCTCCCCGCGCCGCTGCGCGCCCGACTCGACGCGGGCGAGGACTGGCGTGCCCGCAACTGGCGGGGCCGTCGCCTCGGCCACCTGCTGCGCCGCTGCGACGACCCCTGGGAGCGTGCGGCCGCGATCGCGTCGGTGCTCGAATCGGTCCTGGTGGCCGAGGTGGTCGCCGATCCCTACGAGCGAGCGCATCTCGAGCGGCTGCGGCCCGAACCGCCCTATGCGCGCACGGAGTCACAGGCGGTCCGCGAGGCGACGGACCGCCTCCTGCGTGCGGACGAGCCGGACGAGATCCAGTGGCACCGGATGCACCTGGGCCACTCCCTGGAAGAGGCCCGTGCCTCGGGCCCCGCCCCGCGCCCGGACGGGGACCGGCCGTGGATGCCCCGCCCCGGCATCCCCGCTGTCCGTGCTCTCACCGGGACCGTCCCCGCCCCTGGTTGGGGGTCCGCGGTCAGGACCTCCGGCGCCGAAGGGACACCGGCCCTCCCAGTGCCCCGCCGGGCCGGTGACCGGAGCCTCCCCGCGCCGCCGGGACGGGACAGCGGCGGCCGGCACCGGGCACCGACCCGGCGGCTCCCCAGGGGACTGCTCGCACGGCTGCGCCTGCGCAGGCCGTCGGCCTCACCTTCCGGCTGA
- a CDS encoding ATP-dependent DNA ligase, translating into MLLARLADVSRKVAAEPSRTRKIAALASLFADAGPQEAALVISYLAGRLPQGRLGVGWSVLKEQPPPAGEPSLTVTGTDAVFTALAQVAGAGAQAERKRLVRELMGAATGPEQEFLLRLLTGEVRQGALDAVALEAVARAAGAPAAEVRRAVMLDGSLARVAEALLAEGPDVLASFRLQVGRPVQPMLAHTAASVADAVQALGACCVEEKLDGVRIQVHRRGDDVRVHTRSLDDITARLPDVIASVRELPGDRFILDGEVIALDAAGRPLPFQDIASRVGSRTDVAAAAAAVPLSPVFFDILAADGDDLLDLAGRERYAALAALVPEPMRVRRVVVEDPGSDAQLRAAEDFLTATLDRGHEGVMVKALDAPYVAGRRGRSWLKVKPVHTLDLVVLAVEWGHGRRTGLLSNLHLGARAPDGTFVMLGKTFKGLTDAMLLWQTDRLRELAVDDDGFVVRVRPELVVEIAYDGLQRSPRYPAGVALRFARVIRHRPDKNATEADTIDRVLAAARGDAG; encoded by the coding sequence ATGCTGCTGGCCCGCCTCGCGGACGTGTCACGGAAGGTCGCCGCCGAGCCGTCCCGCACCCGCAAGATCGCAGCCCTCGCGTCGCTGTTCGCCGACGCTGGGCCCCAGGAGGCCGCGCTCGTCATCTCCTACCTCGCGGGACGGCTCCCGCAGGGGCGGCTCGGCGTCGGCTGGAGCGTCCTCAAGGAGCAGCCGCCGCCGGCCGGTGAACCGAGCCTGACGGTCACCGGGACCGACGCGGTCTTCACGGCCCTGGCCCAGGTCGCCGGAGCAGGCGCCCAGGCCGAGCGCAAGCGTCTGGTCCGGGAGCTCATGGGCGCGGCGACCGGGCCCGAGCAGGAGTTCCTCCTCCGGCTGCTCACGGGCGAGGTGCGCCAGGGCGCCCTGGACGCCGTGGCGCTGGAGGCCGTCGCCCGGGCCGCGGGAGCCCCGGCCGCCGAGGTACGGCGCGCGGTCATGCTCGACGGCTCGCTGGCCCGCGTCGCCGAAGCGCTGCTCGCCGAAGGCCCGGACGTCCTCGCGTCCTTCCGGCTGCAGGTGGGCCGGCCGGTGCAGCCGATGCTCGCCCACACCGCGGCGTCCGTCGCCGACGCCGTCCAGGCGCTGGGTGCCTGCTGCGTCGAGGAGAAGCTGGACGGCGTCCGTATCCAGGTCCACCGCCGCGGCGACGACGTCCGCGTCCACACCCGCTCCCTCGACGACATCACCGCACGGCTGCCCGACGTGATCGCCTCCGTACGAGAGCTGCCCGGTGACCGGTTCATCCTGGACGGCGAAGTGATCGCGCTCGACGCAGCCGGCCGGCCACTGCCCTTCCAGGACATCGCCTCCCGTGTGGGGTCCCGGACCGACGTGGCGGCGGCGGCCGCCGCCGTGCCCCTCTCGCCGGTCTTCTTCGACATCCTCGCCGCCGACGGCGACGATCTGCTCGACCTGGCAGGCCGCGAGCGGTATGCGGCCCTGGCCGCGCTGGTCCCCGAGCCCATGCGGGTGCGCCGCGTCGTCGTCGAGGACCCGGGATCCGATGCCCAGCTCCGCGCCGCCGAGGACTTCCTCACCGCCACGCTCGACCGCGGCCACGAGGGCGTCATGGTCAAAGCCCTGGACGCGCCCTACGTCGCGGGCCGGCGTGGCCGCTCATGGCTCAAGGTCAAGCCCGTCCACACCCTCGACCTCGTCGTCCTCGCCGTCGAATGGGGCCACGGCCGCCGTACCGGCCTGCTCTCCAACCTGCATCTCGGCGCCCGGGCGCCCGACGGCACGTTCGTCATGCTGGGCAAGACCTTCAAGGGCCTCACGGACGCGATGCTGCTCTGGCAGACCGACCGCCTGCGCGAACTGGCCGTCGACGACGACGGATTCGTCGTACGCGTACGTCCGGAGCTGGTCGTCGAGATCGCCTACGACGGCCTCCAGCGCTCCCCGCGCTACCCGGCGGGCGTGGCGCTGCGCTTCGCGCGCGTCATCCGCCACCGCCCCGACAAGAACGCGACCGAAGCGGACACGATCGACCGCGTCCTCGCCGCGGCGCGCGGCGACGCCGGCTGA
- a CDS encoding DUF3574 domain-containing protein, with the protein MPITLSRTRLAVAATAVAVLAAGTPVAYAALDGEPAVVAARGRAYVQTRLFFGTERPDGGPAVTPREFSAFIDRHVTPAFPDGLTVQDGQGQWRDATGGIERERSYELILLYPAGESGSRDGSVEEIRTAYRKLYGQESVARVDERVRVDF; encoded by the coding sequence GTGCCGATCACGCTGTCGCGGACCCGTCTCGCCGTCGCCGCCACCGCCGTCGCCGTCCTCGCCGCGGGGACGCCTGTCGCGTATGCGGCGCTGGACGGGGAGCCGGCCGTCGTCGCGGCGCGTGGTCGGGCGTATGTGCAGACGCGGCTGTTCTTCGGCACCGAGCGGCCGGACGGCGGGCCTGCGGTCACCCCTCGGGAGTTCAGCGCGTTCATCGACCGCCATGTGACGCCCGCGTTCCCGGACGGGCTGACGGTGCAGGACGGGCAGGGGCAGTGGCGGGATGCCACCGGGGGCATCGAGCGCGAGCGGTCGTACGAGCTGATCCTGCTGTATCCGGCGGGCGAGAGCGGCAGCCGTGACGGGAGCGTCGAGGAGATCCGTACGGCCTACCGGAAGCTGTACGGGCAGGAGTCGGTCGCCCGCGTCGACGAGAGGGTGCGGGTGGATTTCTGA